The DNA segment CCGACGCGACGCCGCGCAGGAGCAGCTCCCGAACGGACTCATCGCCGCGCTGCGGTACGACGCGGGCTGCCATGACGTTGGCGCTCAGGTAGCCGCGGATGGCCAAGAACGCGTAGCGCACCAAGGTCTCGTCGGTAGCCGCCGCACCCAGCGCCTCGGTGAACAGCGGTCGCCACACGTGCGTGAGCTGCCGCCCGTGGAGGACGATAGCGCGCGCGGTGGACTGACTCGCCACCGGCGACTCGACCAGGTCGAGCATGATCTGCATGAGGATCAGGTGTTCGGGGTCGCCGTAGAACGT comes from the Acidimicrobiales bacterium genome and includes:
- a CDS encoding TetR/AcrR family transcriptional regulator; the protein is MLDAVIECILENGYYEASSNAIARHAGVTWGAIQHQFGTRQALLLAVLEDRWQRLTDRIETAEVSGKTLEERLGCVMASLETFYGDPEHLILMQIMLDLVESPVASQSTARAIVLHGRQLTHVWRPLFTEALGAAATDETLVRYAFLAIRGYLSANVMAARVVPQRGDESVRELLLRGVASAIRERAAEANLDVGDPT